One window of Treponema denticola genomic DNA carries:
- the rlmJ gene encoding 23S rRNA (adenine(2030)-N(6))-methyltransferase RlmJ, with protein sequence MLSYRHGFHAGNQADVFKHSALFSFLNLYTQKQKPFTAFDLNAGSASYNLLSEWSLKTGEAEEGIIRFLDLYKKEKLPLPIPEDFKAYLDFCLKNYDENSSYAGSPEIIRSFLQKESNLILCDLHSAEAENLKGLYKRVENVHVHKRDCYEAVRALTPPLPIRGFALFDPSYEVDSDYTAIAESVEKVCKKWPIGIFIIWYPILNHKTEECGNLKSRISKAMNNKILNIEVKHFSNKIDSESEYGLQGSGLLITNPPWGLEEKLKGICEYVEKVSAGLD encoded by the coding sequence TTGCTGAGTTATCGACACGGTTTTCATGCGGGAAATCAGGCCGATGTTTTTAAGCATTCGGCTCTCTTTTCTTTTTTAAACCTTTACACCCAAAAGCAAAAACCATTTACGGCCTTCGATTTAAATGCAGGAAGTGCTTCCTATAATCTTTTGAGCGAGTGGAGTTTAAAGACCGGCGAAGCGGAAGAGGGGATAATCCGCTTTTTAGATTTATATAAAAAAGAAAAACTGCCCCTTCCAATACCTGAAGACTTCAAGGCCTATCTGGATTTTTGCCTAAAAAATTATGATGAAAATTCCTCTTATGCCGGTTCTCCCGAAATCATCCGTTCATTTTTACAAAAAGAATCCAATTTAATTTTATGCGATTTACATTCTGCCGAAGCTGAAAATTTAAAAGGACTTTATAAGCGTGTAGAAAATGTTCACGTGCATAAAAGGGATTGCTATGAGGCTGTCAGGGCACTTACGCCGCCTCTTCCTATCCGGGGCTTTGCCTTATTTGATCCCAGCTACGAAGTCGATTCGGACTATACAGCGATTGCAGAGTCTGTTGAAAAGGTCTGTAAAAAATGGCCTATTGGCATCTTTATAATTTGGTATCCTATATTGAATCATAAAACCGAAGAGTGCGGAAATTTAAAAAGCCGAATCAGCAAGGCCATGAACAATAAAATATTAAACATTGAAGTCAAGCATTTTTCAAACAAGATAGACTCTGAAAGTGAGTACGGCCTGCAAGGTTCAGGCCTTTTAATCACAAATCCTCCATGGGGTTTGGAAGAAAAACTGAAAGGAATTTGTGAATATGTTGAGAAAGTGAGTGCCGGGTTAGATTGA
- the gyrA gene encoding DNA topoisomerase (ATP-hydrolyzing) subunit A — MEEIETKEGGAVIPIPIENEVKRAYIDYSMSVIVSRALPDVRDGLKPVHRRILYSMEEKGLRSSGPTRKCAKIVGDVLGSYHPHGDASVYDALVRLGQDFSLRYPVIYPQGNFGTIGGDPPAAYRYTEAKMAKIAETMVEDIKKETVDFIPNFDDSTKEPTVLPAKFPFLLANGSSGIAVGMATNMPPHNLREIADAVSAYIDNPEIEIDELCKYMKGPDFPTGGVIYGRKGIKQAFKTGRGKILVRGKFTIEVDKKGKETIVFTEVPYQVNTTTLVSRIGELAREKIIDGIANVNDETSDRTGLRIVIELKRGAITKVVLNQLFAKTALQSSFGVINLALVNGRPETLNLKLLVKYFVEHRVDVVTRRTKFDLRKAEERAHILEALIVAIDNIDEVIKIIRASRDPQTAKNGLMERFGFDDVQAQAIVDMQLKRLTSLEIEDLRKELQELQVLIAHLKDLLAHPEKILALIKEETNEIAEKFGDERKTDIVADEVEELNIEDLIKKEEMVILISHLGYIKRIPATAYKSQNRGGKGSNSANLAEDDFLDQIFTASTHDYIMFITNAGKAYWLKVHEIQEASRTSRGSHIKSLLSVSSDEEITAVVSLKEFDDKTYLLMATAGGVVKKVTTDNFANAKTRGIIAIKLDEGDKLVSAILTGGKDEIMLITRRGQALRTSEEDIRSQGRSSRGVTGIKLSSEDELTGALRVTENQKMLVMTENGYGKRVDFSEFSAHGRGTGGQRIYTLSEKTGEVVGLLTVFDDDEVVCITGQGKTIRINVDSVGTMGRSAQGVRILDIESPDMLIGLDVVARDEE; from the coding sequence GTGGAAGAAATAGAAACTAAGGAAGGCGGAGCCGTAATTCCGATTCCTATCGAAAATGAAGTAAAAAGAGCCTACATAGATTATTCAATGTCAGTTATCGTAAGCCGAGCCCTGCCAGATGTAAGGGACGGCCTAAAGCCCGTTCACAGGCGAATCCTTTATTCAATGGAGGAAAAGGGCTTACGCAGTTCAGGCCCCACCCGAAAGTGTGCTAAGATTGTAGGTGATGTATTAGGAAGTTACCACCCGCACGGCGACGCTTCGGTCTATGATGCCCTCGTCCGCCTTGGACAGGACTTCTCTCTCCGCTATCCGGTTATTTATCCCCAAGGAAACTTCGGAACCATAGGAGGCGACCCGCCCGCAGCTTACCGATACACGGAAGCTAAGATGGCTAAAATAGCCGAAACCATGGTCGAGGACATAAAAAAAGAAACAGTCGATTTTATTCCGAACTTTGACGATTCTACAAAGGAGCCGACTGTTCTTCCGGCTAAATTCCCCTTCTTGCTTGCAAACGGCTCAAGCGGAATTGCTGTCGGTATGGCAACCAACATGCCGCCCCATAACTTACGCGAAATAGCCGATGCGGTTTCGGCCTACATAGACAATCCCGAAATCGAAATAGACGAGCTTTGTAAATATATGAAGGGTCCCGACTTCCCGACAGGCGGAGTTATCTACGGACGAAAGGGAATAAAACAAGCCTTTAAGACAGGCCGCGGAAAAATATTGGTGCGCGGTAAATTTACAATCGAGGTCGATAAAAAAGGAAAAGAAACTATAGTCTTTACCGAAGTACCCTATCAGGTAAACACGACCACCCTTGTATCCCGTATCGGAGAACTGGCCCGCGAAAAAATTATAGACGGAATCGCAAACGTAAACGATGAAACTTCGGATAGAACGGGATTGCGTATTGTTATAGAGCTAAAGAGAGGGGCTATTACAAAGGTTGTTTTAAACCAACTTTTTGCAAAGACAGCTCTTCAGTCTTCTTTCGGCGTTATAAACCTTGCTCTTGTAAACGGAAGACCTGAAACCCTCAACTTAAAACTTCTTGTAAAATACTTTGTCGAGCACAGGGTTGATGTCGTTACCCGCAGAACAAAATTCGATTTGCGCAAGGCGGAAGAAAGAGCTCATATCTTGGAAGCTCTCATCGTCGCCATCGACAACATAGATGAAGTTATCAAAATAATAAGGGCATCCCGCGATCCGCAAACGGCAAAAAACGGCTTGATGGAAAGGTTCGGCTTTGATGATGTTCAAGCTCAGGCCATAGTCGATATGCAGCTAAAGCGCTTGACCAGCTTGGAAATTGAAGACCTCCGAAAAGAATTGCAGGAATTGCAGGTCCTAATCGCTCACTTAAAAGACCTCCTTGCTCATCCCGAAAAGATTTTAGCTCTAATAAAGGAAGAAACTAACGAGATAGCCGAAAAGTTCGGAGATGAACGCAAGACCGATATAGTAGCCGATGAGGTTGAAGAGCTCAATATCGAAGACCTTATCAAAAAAGAAGAGATGGTTATTTTAATTTCTCACCTCGGATATATTAAGCGTATTCCTGCTACAGCCTATAAGAGCCAAAATAGAGGAGGCAAGGGTTCCAATTCCGCAAACCTTGCCGAAGATGACTTTTTGGATCAGATTTTTACGGCCTCAACCCATGACTATATTATGTTTATTACAAATGCGGGAAAGGCTTACTGGTTAAAGGTGCATGAAATACAGGAAGCAAGCAGAACAAGCCGCGGCTCTCACATAAAATCCCTTCTTTCCGTTTCTTCCGATGAAGAAATTACGGCCGTTGTTTCCTTAAAAGAATTTGACGATAAGACCTATCTTTTGATGGCAACAGCAGGCGGTGTTGTAAAAAAAGTAACAACCGATAATTTTGCAAATGCAAAAACCCGCGGAATTATTGCCATAAAACTCGATGAGGGAGATAAGCTGGTAAGTGCAATTCTTACAGGCGGCAAGGACGAAATCATGCTGATTACCCGCCGAGGTCAGGCCCTCCGCACAAGCGAGGAAGACATCCGCTCTCAAGGGCGCTCTTCCCGCGGTGTTACCGGAATAAAGCTTTCTTCCGAGGATGAGCTTACAGGAGCACTCCGAGTGACGGAAAATCAAAAAATGCTTGTTATGACCGAAAACGGCTACGGCAAGCGCGTGGACTTTTCCGAATTTTCAGCTCATGGAAGAGGAACCGGCGGACAGCGTATTTATACCCTCTCGGAAAAAACGGGAGAAGTTGTAGGGCTTCTTACGGTTTTTGATGACGATGAGGTTGTCTGCATAACGGGTCAGGGAAAAACTATCCGCATCAATGTAGACTCTGTCGGCACTATGGGAAGGTCCGCACAGGGTGTAAGAATATTGGATATTGAAAGTCCCGATATGCTTATCGGGCTTGATGTTGTTGCCCGCGATGAAGAATAG
- a CDS encoding potassium channel family protein has protein sequence MKKFAIMGLGTFGVRMLDELIKIGAEVIIIEQNKDLIEMYKPKASSAIVLEEISELSVRKILPSKVDTVIVDFGRKVELSVISTTILKNLGIANIVVRAQSDEHGRLLKTVGATSVIYPDSEAAKRTTPILAADLLLKFMPISKNLALAEVGIEARYVGKSLAESNIRKDMSVNIIARRKKESEDFIFMDDPEYKFEEDDVLLVVASEEHIYNFSGGKISLKNNLKKDGEIKPSIFKNLFSSKKV, from the coding sequence ATGAAAAAATTTGCGATTATGGGTTTAGGAACATTCGGAGTACGAATGCTGGATGAGCTTATAAAAATAGGGGCTGAGGTTATAATCATCGAGCAAAATAAAGATCTTATCGAAATGTATAAACCAAAGGCTTCTTCTGCAATTGTACTTGAAGAAATAAGTGAGCTTTCAGTACGCAAAATTCTTCCCTCCAAGGTAGATACGGTAATCGTAGACTTCGGCCGCAAGGTGGAGCTTTCAGTAATCAGCACGACAATCTTAAAAAATTTAGGCATTGCAAACATTGTTGTGCGTGCCCAATCCGACGAACACGGAAGACTTTTAAAAACCGTCGGAGCCACTAGTGTAATTTATCCCGACAGTGAAGCAGCTAAAAGAACAACCCCTATTTTAGCTGCCGACCTCCTTCTTAAATTTATGCCTATTTCAAAAAATCTTGCCCTTGCCGAAGTCGGAATAGAAGCAAGATATGTCGGTAAAAGCCTTGCCGAATCCAATATCCGAAAAGATATGAGCGTAAACATCATAGCCCGCCGAAAAAAAGAAAGCGAAGACTTTATCTTTATGGATGACCCTGAGTATAAATTTGAAGAAGATGATGTTCTTTTAGTTGTTGCCTCTGAAGAACACATCTATAATTTTTCCGGCGGAAAGATAAGCCTAAAAAATAATTTAAAAAAAGATGGAGAGATAAAACCGTCAATCTTTAAAAATCTTTTTTCTTCAAAAAAAGTATAA
- a CDS encoding ATP-binding cassette domain-containing protein, translating to MKTVYTLYKKFYKSLTFLLIFLLALNVCNSIFLVLGRMNLNKILDGFPFASLLAMSISVVVYAIVQSIYELILNNSITYRALPPMMKTAFHHSLVNSNRKAEEEGFYTMSYTQDINVLIPFCFQFTAACFNIIILNAFLLSISIFLPVILLVIIISANIFITYLDKQINGAYGLLDDEGISYGGIVKTAFQSIFLTLNNSIKSECEKSILQKDEELLKIGNRIQKLEAVKNIFFEGQNYFIPIVISVFCLFALPSVNLANLLYIIFIISLANQNMSTIFLAARQIKRSVPIAKKYFNYIEKCENNHKKNIHGDGALINAKNVSLAKNDKLIFNNIDFKLNEGDRIAVVGQNGSGKTSLLRILTMNEAEFSGSLTYNLKALGANTIPCLWSHPHIFNISLRDNLVFGKAIPDSDIMEILNALKLSHFVNSLPEGLDTVMDMNNLTVSDGERSRIALARILLLTSDCPVLLLDEFSRNVNTEIEDLMFNLIFTKKSAIAAVTNNISTAKRFQKILFVSKQDGSITEIDKDEIEERIKN from the coding sequence ATGAAAACCGTTTATACTTTATACAAAAAATTTTATAAGAGTTTAACATTTCTTCTTATTTTTTTACTTGCTCTAAATGTGTGTAATTCCATATTTCTTGTTTTAGGAAGGATGAATCTTAATAAAATATTGGACGGATTTCCCTTTGCTTCTCTTTTAGCTATGTCGATATCCGTTGTAGTGTATGCTATAGTCCAAAGTATTTATGAGCTCATTTTAAATAATTCCATTACTTATCGTGCATTACCGCCTATGATGAAAACTGCCTTTCATCATAGTTTGGTAAACAGTAACCGTAAGGCAGAGGAAGAGGGCTTTTATACAATGTCCTATACTCAAGACATAAATGTTCTTATTCCTTTTTGTTTTCAATTTACGGCTGCTTGTTTTAATATTATTATTCTTAATGCTTTTTTATTGTCAATATCCATATTTCTTCCTGTTATTCTATTGGTAATAATTATATCGGCTAATATTTTTATTACTTATTTGGATAAGCAAATAAACGGAGCTTACGGCTTACTTGATGATGAGGGCATAAGTTATGGCGGTATTGTTAAAACTGCATTTCAATCGATTTTTTTAACATTAAATAATTCGATTAAATCGGAATGCGAAAAATCTATTTTACAAAAAGACGAAGAGCTTTTAAAAATCGGAAATAGGATTCAAAAACTGGAAGCCGTAAAAAATATTTTTTTTGAAGGCCAAAATTATTTTATTCCTATTGTCATAAGTGTTTTCTGCCTTTTTGCATTGCCCAGCGTTAATTTGGCAAATCTTTTATACATAATCTTTATTATTTCGTTGGCTAATCAAAACATGTCAACTATTTTTTTAGCGGCAAGACAAATAAAAAGATCGGTTCCTATAGCAAAAAAATATTTTAATTATATTGAAAAATGTGAAAACAATCACAAGAAAAACATTCATGGCGATGGAGCTCTGATTAACGCAAAGAATGTTTCGCTTGCTAAAAACGATAAACTTATATTTAATAATATCGATTTTAAACTAAATGAAGGGGATAGAATTGCCGTTGTAGGACAAAACGGTTCGGGAAAGACAAGCTTATTACGAATCCTCACTATGAATGAAGCGGAGTTTTCAGGTTCGCTTACATATAATTTAAAAGCCTTAGGCGCAAATACAATTCCTTGTCTTTGGAGTCATCCTCATATTTTTAATATTTCATTGCGGGACAATCTTGTATTCGGCAAGGCTATTCCCGATTCCGATATAATGGAAATATTAAATGCACTTAAATTATCTCATTTTGTAAACTCCTTACCTGAGGGCTTGGATACTGTTATGGATATGAATAACTTAACCGTATCGGATGGAGAGCGTAGTAGAATTGCATTAGCTAGAATTTTGCTTTTGACTTCCGATTGTCCCGTCCTTCTTTTAGATGAGTTCTCCCGTAATGTGAATACGGAAATAGAAGACTTGATGTTTAATTTAATTTTTACTAAAAAGTCTGCAATCGCTGCCGTTACAAATAATATTTCAACTGCAAAACGCTTTCAGAAAATTTTATTTGTTTCAAAACAGGACGGCAGTATCACTGAAATCGATAAAGATGAAATAGAGGAAAGAATAAAGAATTAG
- a CDS encoding MATE family efflux transporter — translation MENLSCSKCVCDEIDLQLKPKKISKNLWRLAYPTMISAGLQNFYDIVDMVWVGQISKTALSGVTLFSSIYLLFTILNEVAGASSVSMISQNYGRGDMEKTQRIAEQTISFKVVLAVISGSLLALFLKPILWFFLPDQDVLNSALEYGWLRIFFIPIMFSSYSVNTIFRCTGDAKTPLHIMIISTIINLVLDPVFMFDIIPGTNIPGLGMGVFGAALATVTARTISFLYGFLILLSGRRKVKISFKGLFRLDKKIDADLLLIGLPSGINSLVRSFAQVTIMKFVTVYGADAVALAGVGGKLSQFAFMPIFGFNMGGATLVGQSLGRDNIKEAKLTSKINAFMSASVVGIFAVIIMGTPQTFLRFFFPNDPSMLLQGSLMLRIFYPSFIILSMGLGLAVVFSGSGHTRPILYSTLGSRWFVQIPFLFLVVNILHLPLFAVWTSYIFSETAEFIVILYHYRKGVWCNKRV, via the coding sequence ATGGAGAATCTATCCTGTTCAAAGTGTGTTTGTGATGAAATTGATCTGCAATTAAAACCTAAAAAAATATCTAAAAATTTATGGAGGCTGGCCTATCCTACAATGATTTCAGCAGGCTTGCAAAACTTTTATGATATTGTCGATATGGTTTGGGTAGGGCAGATATCTAAGACGGCTCTTTCAGGTGTTACCCTCTTTTCTTCCATATACCTGCTTTTTACCATTTTAAATGAAGTCGCCGGTGCAAGTTCCGTGTCGATGATTTCTCAAAACTACGGCCGAGGCGATATGGAAAAGACTCAGCGTATTGCCGAACAAACTATCAGCTTTAAGGTTGTGCTTGCAGTAATATCAGGCTCCCTTTTGGCTCTTTTTTTAAAACCGATTTTATGGTTTTTTCTTCCGGATCAAGATGTTTTAAATTCCGCTTTAGAATACGGATGGCTTAGAATCTTTTTTATTCCTATAATGTTTTCTTCATATTCGGTAAATACGATTTTTAGATGTACCGGAGATGCAAAAACACCCTTGCACATTATGATAATATCCACCATTATAAACTTGGTTTTAGATCCTGTTTTTATGTTCGATATAATTCCCGGAACAAATATCCCGGGCTTAGGTATGGGTGTTTTTGGTGCAGCCCTTGCAACAGTAACAGCCCGAACTATAAGTTTCTTATACGGATTTTTGATTCTCTTAAGCGGAAGGCGCAAAGTAAAAATAAGCTTTAAAGGTCTTTTTAGACTTGACAAAAAAATAGATGCCGACCTTTTACTCATAGGTCTTCCTTCAGGTATTAACTCTCTTGTCCGCAGCTTTGCTCAAGTAACGATTATGAAATTCGTAACAGTTTACGGTGCTGATGCAGTTGCTCTTGCAGGTGTCGGCGGAAAGCTTTCACAGTTTGCCTTTATGCCTATTTTCGGATTTAATATGGGAGGCGCAACTCTGGTAGGTCAAAGCCTTGGCCGAGATAATATTAAGGAAGCAAAGCTTACTTCTAAGATAAACGCTTTTATGTCAGCATCTGTAGTAGGAATTTTTGCAGTCATAATTATGGGAACGCCTCAAACTTTTTTGCGGTTTTTCTTCCCAAATGATCCGTCGATGCTTTTGCAGGGAAGTTTAATGCTGCGGATATTTTATCCGTCCTTTATAATTTTATCTATGGGATTGGGACTTGCTGTGGTCTTTTCGGGTTCGGGTCATACAAGGCCAATACTTTACTCTACCTTGGGTTCTCGCTGGTTTGTACAAATCCCGTTTTTATTTTTGGTTGTAAATATTTTACATCTTCCCTTATTTGCCGTTTGGACCTCATATATTTTTTCGGAGACAGCCGAATTTATAGTTATTCTATATCATTACCGCAAAGGGGTTTGGTGTAATAAGAGGGTTTAA
- a CDS encoding DUF4299 domain-containing protein — translation MSVSFYINNKKTFLKSKTPMTVKECLEFSSQKIEQFAFDETQNNFDLEKFYNSSIADYECLLCGVYGESSRGFELSFAKEFNQYAVRVFTPSTNEDWQIALTYIKDLARKLGSDIVSERGEHFTIENIDQFNYTEDILFGIKSYFENKDTDEYISFGIFREVAINHTIVEGFLNSENPIEAFSKFFKDIQYLDAFSANQMFFEDNATKKIIGLYTLTQEVETILPYKPSVEYRNINIVKDEDISSWKLSLVIVNGDPNDEEFYQEVGDIEYPDFIARLSKDKYRFIDAKYILVDALTQEEILSILK, via the coding sequence ATGAGCGTATCATTTTATATTAACAACAAAAAGACTTTTTTAAAAAGTAAAACACCCATGACCGTAAAAGAATGTTTAGAATTTTCTTCACAAAAGATAGAGCAATTTGCTTTTGATGAAACACAAAATAATTTTGATTTAGAAAAATTCTATAACTCGTCTATTGCCGATTATGAATGTTTGCTATGCGGAGTATATGGGGAAAGTTCTCGTGGATTTGAGCTCTCTTTTGCAAAGGAGTTTAATCAGTATGCTGTGAGAGTTTTTACACCAAGCACAAATGAAGATTGGCAAATTGCTCTCACCTATATTAAAGATTTAGCCCGGAAGTTAGGGAGTGATATTGTCAGTGAAAGAGGGGAACATTTTACAATCGAGAATATTGATCAATTTAATTATACCGAGGATATCTTATTCGGAATAAAATCTTATTTTGAAAATAAAGATACGGATGAGTACATCAGTTTTGGAATTTTCCGCGAAGTAGCTATTAACCATACGATTGTCGAAGGATTTTTAAATTCTGAAAATCCAATAGAAGCATTTAGTAAATTCTTTAAAGATATTCAGTATTTAGATGCTTTTTCAGCAAATCAGATGTTTTTTGAGGATAATGCTACAAAAAAAATTATTGGGCTTTATACTTTAACCCAAGAAGTAGAAACCATTTTGCCCTATAAGCCGAGTGTAGAATACAGGAATATAAACATAGTAAAGGATGAAGATATAAGTTCTTGGAAATTATCCCTAGTTATTGTTAACGGTGATCCGAATGATGAAGAATTTTATCAAGAAGTAGGAGATATTGAATATCCGGATTTTATAGCACGCCTGTCAAAAGACAAATATCGATTTATAGATGCTAAGTATATTTTAGTTGATGCTTTAACACAAGAAGAAATTTTGAGTATACTAAAATAA
- a CDS encoding ATP-binding cassette domain-containing protein, with the protein MSNKPKLKVFSFYMSFIFLFLLGAQYILLDLYSSRLFAFQENLLNLKTIQARPLVETLVLIAGLLLINILARFAIIRFGRRKLQIKKDMVEKYLRLPFTYYYDVNYAQVLDSLQSYPEFFINDVLKIYRLFFNAVICVLFFIKLFYVSAMLSVLSLGLLFVFFLIDRFFLRLVRNIDKLRIKTAPSLYKELGDSVSGRLDIRSVNSHKYFEQGIFSKMDKLCNGCFKKKEGIAISRNNLERIIQKVLPLLSLLIALFLFKDKSAGNTIMPFYMLFILLPNPLSTISIFEHIKNLKTMIEPIEELLQKEEAKRGSALFNYDDINVNSLIVNLRNQYLLNNVNLNIKRCEKVLIIGDSGSGKSVFLNCLMGADYNQRGQVNYGTTEVKEFSSESFLQNTSFLDLKGLVLPGTLRYNLLLNSLEKISDDALKSLIRSVGIAEFIPFLHDLDTILDPDTLSDGERVTVSLLRELIKKPQIFFLDETFSSLDVAVEDSFLKYLMSTDSTVIMISHKKEHVQYFERVLYFQAGNIRVDIKAKYALTNPPIKDFYNSVYQNMQKGENL; encoded by the coding sequence ATGTCAAATAAACCAAAGTTAAAAGTCTTCTCTTTTTATATGAGTTTTATTTTTTTGTTTTTACTCGGGGCTCAATATATTCTTTTAGATTTATATTCTTCCCGCTTATTTGCATTTCAAGAAAATTTATTAAACCTTAAAACAATTCAAGCAAGACCTCTTGTAGAAACTCTTGTTTTGATTGCAGGTCTTTTACTTATCAATATACTTGCGCGTTTTGCAATTATCCGTTTTGGGCGTAGAAAATTGCAGATAAAAAAAGATATGGTAGAAAAATATTTAAGACTTCCCTTTACTTATTATTATGATGTAAACTATGCTCAGGTTTTAGATTCATTACAAAGTTATCCCGAGTTTTTTATAAACGATGTTTTAAAAATATACAGGCTTTTTTTTAATGCTGTAATTTGTGTTTTGTTTTTTATAAAACTTTTTTATGTAAGTGCGATGCTTTCTGTCTTATCTCTGGGATTATTATTTGTATTCTTTTTAATAGATAGATTCTTTTTACGCCTTGTCCGGAACATAGATAAGCTGAGAATAAAAACCGCTCCCTCCTTGTACAAGGAGCTCGGAGATTCGGTTTCCGGACGCTTGGATATCCGCTCGGTAAACTCGCATAAATATTTTGAACAAGGTATCTTTTCAAAAATGGATAAACTTTGTAACGGGTGTTTTAAAAAGAAGGAAGGTATAGCGATAAGCCGCAATAATTTGGAGCGCATTATTCAAAAAGTTTTACCTCTTCTTTCACTTCTGATTGCCTTATTTCTTTTTAAAGATAAGAGTGCAGGGAACACGATAATGCCTTTCTATATGCTTTTTATTTTATTGCCGAATCCTTTGAGCACGATTTCCATATTTGAACATATTAAAAATCTAAAAACAATGATTGAACCCATTGAAGAGCTTTTACAAAAAGAAGAAGCTAAAAGAGGTAGTGCTTTATTTAATTATGATGATATCAATGTTAATTCATTAATCGTGAACTTACGAAACCAATACCTTCTCAATAATGTCAATCTAAATATTAAACGATGTGAAAAAGTTTTAATAATAGGAGACTCCGGCTCGGGAAAATCCGTATTTTTAAATTGTCTTATGGGTGCAGACTATAATCAAAGAGGCCAAGTAAACTACGGCACTACGGAAGTAAAAGAATTCTCTTCTGAAAGTTTTTTGCAAAACACTTCATTCCTTGATCTAAAAGGTTTGGTCTTGCCCGGTACATTAAGATACAACCTCCTTTTAAATAGTCTTGAAAAAATTAGCGACGATGCCTTAAAGTCTCTTATTCGTTCTGTGGGTATTGCGGAATTTATTCCGTTTTTACATGACCTTGATACTATTCTTGATCCCGATACTTTATCTGACGGGGAAAGAGTTACGGTTTCGCTTTTAAGAGAGCTTATTAAAAAGCCTCAAATATTTTTTCTTGATGAAACTTTCAGCTCTCTGGATGTTGCGGTTGAAGACAGCTTTTTAAAATACCTAATGTCAACCGATAGTACAGTAATTATGATTTCTCATAAAAAAGAACATGTTCAATACTTTGAACGGGTGCTTTATTTTCAAGCCGGAAATATTCGTGTAGATATAAAAGCAAAATATGCTTTAACGAATCCGCCGATAAAAGATTTTTACAATTCGGTATATCAGAATATGCAAAAAGGAGAGAACTTATGA